From Bradyrhizobium sp. NDS-1, the proteins below share one genomic window:
- a CDS encoding response regulator, with the protein MPRILIVDDQKDVRAMIAMVLRVNHYEVAEADSGAAGLKTFAERAFDAAIVDIFLGDVSGVDVIASLRERTPGLPIIAVSGMTTLDFMEQSSHLANVICLQKPFRPNDLLQALRKAQAAAGGEMAAPA; encoded by the coding sequence TTGCCTCGCATTCTCATCGTCGACGACCAAAAGGATGTGCGCGCGATGATCGCAATGGTGCTTCGGGTCAACCATTACGAGGTTGCCGAGGCCGACAGCGGTGCGGCTGGGCTGAAAACCTTCGCGGAACGCGCATTTGACGCGGCGATCGTCGACATCTTCCTTGGCGATGTCAGCGGCGTCGACGTCATTGCGTCCCTGCGCGAGCGTACACCGGGGCTCCCCATCATTGCGGTGTCCGGAATGACGACGCTGGATTTCATGGAGCAGTCGTCCCACCTCGCCAACGTGATTTGCCTGCAAAAGCCGTTTCGGCCGAACGATCTCCTGCAAGCGCTTCGGAAAGCCCAGGCCGCCGCCGGCGGCGAGATGGCCGCACCCGCCTGA
- a CDS encoding branched-chain amino acid ABC transporter substrate-binding protein: MKSLKLIGLAFGVSIALSSAAFAQDVTVAVAGPMTGGESAFGRQMKNGAEMAVADINAAGGVNGKKLALSVEDDACDPKQARSIAEKIAGAKIPFVAGHYCSSSSIPASEAYADGNVLQITPASTNPLFTERKLWNVARVCGRDDQQGLIAAQYIAKNYKGKNIAILNDKTTYGKGLADETKKALNKAGVTEKMYESYNKGDKDFNAIVSRLKRDNIDLVYVGGYHQESGLILRQMRDQGLKTVLMAGDALADKEYASITGPAGEGTLFTFGPDPRNKPTAKKIVEAFKAKNIDPEGYTLYTYAAMQVWSQAAKKAGTTDAKKVMEAVKAGKWDTVIGPIEYDAKGDIKQIDYVVYKWDAKGGYAEIKGNGT, from the coding sequence ATGAAATCACTGAAGCTCATCGGTCTGGCATTCGGCGTATCGATCGCGCTGTCGAGCGCGGCATTCGCGCAGGATGTCACCGTCGCAGTCGCAGGCCCGATGACCGGCGGCGAGTCCGCCTTCGGCCGCCAGATGAAGAACGGCGCCGAAATGGCCGTGGCCGATATCAATGCCGCCGGCGGCGTCAACGGCAAGAAGCTCGCGCTTTCGGTCGAGGACGACGCCTGCGACCCGAAACAGGCGCGTTCGATCGCCGAAAAGATCGCCGGCGCGAAGATCCCGTTCGTGGCCGGGCACTATTGCTCGTCGTCGTCGATCCCGGCTTCGGAAGCCTATGCCGACGGCAACGTGCTCCAGATCACGCCGGCCTCGACCAACCCGCTGTTCACCGAGCGCAAGCTCTGGAACGTGGCGCGCGTCTGCGGCCGTGACGATCAGCAGGGCCTGATCGCGGCGCAGTACATCGCCAAGAACTACAAGGGCAAGAACATCGCGATTCTCAACGACAAGACCACCTACGGCAAGGGTCTCGCCGACGAAACCAAGAAGGCGCTCAACAAAGCCGGCGTCACCGAGAAGATGTACGAGTCCTACAACAAGGGCGACAAGGACTTCAACGCGATCGTCTCGCGCCTGAAGCGCGACAACATCGACCTCGTCTATGTCGGCGGTTACCATCAGGAGAGCGGCCTGATCCTGCGTCAGATGCGCGATCAGGGTCTCAAGACCGTGCTGATGGCCGGCGACGCGCTCGCCGACAAGGAATACGCCTCCATCACCGGCCCGGCCGGCGAAGGCACGCTGTTCACCTTCGGTCCCGATCCGCGCAACAAGCCGACCGCAAAGAAGATCGTCGAGGCTTTCAAGGCCAAGAACATCGACCCGGAGGGCTACACCCTCTACACCTATGCGGCGATGCAGGTGTGGTCGCAGGCAGCCAAGAAGGCCGGCACCACCGACGCCAAGAAGGTCATGGAAGCGGTGAAGGCCGGCAAGTGGGACACCGTGATCGGCCCGATCGAATATGACGCCAAGGGCGACATCAAGCAGATCGACTACGTCGTCTACAAATGGGACGCCAAGGGCGGCTACGCCGAGATCAAGGGCAACGGCACCTGA
- a CDS encoding ABC transporter ATP-binding protein — MTSPLLAIRGLRAAYGKIEALKGVDVQINAGEIVALIGANGAGKSTLMMTIFGKPRARAGQILYEGRDITDVPTHEIAHLRIAQSPEGRRIFPRMSVAENLQMGADATECTETEREATLQRVFTLFPRLKERYAQRGGTLSGGEQQMLAIGRALMSRPRLLLLDEPSLGLAPLIARQIFDAIRTLNRQDGLTVLIVEQNANHALKLAHRGYVMVNGLITLAGTGAELLQRPEIRAAYLEGGRHG, encoded by the coding sequence GTGACGTCCCCCCTGCTCGCGATCCGCGGCCTTCGCGCCGCCTATGGCAAGATCGAGGCGTTGAAGGGCGTCGATGTCCAGATCAATGCCGGCGAGATCGTCGCGCTGATCGGCGCCAACGGCGCCGGCAAGTCGACGCTGATGATGACGATCTTCGGCAAGCCGCGCGCCCGCGCCGGCCAGATCCTGTACGAAGGCCGCGACATCACCGACGTCCCCACCCACGAGATCGCGCATTTGCGCATCGCGCAATCGCCCGAGGGCCGACGCATCTTCCCGCGCATGAGCGTGGCGGAAAACCTCCAGATGGGGGCGGATGCCACCGAATGCACCGAGACCGAACGCGAGGCGACGCTCCAGCGCGTCTTCACGCTGTTTCCGCGGCTGAAGGAACGCTATGCTCAGCGCGGCGGGACCCTGTCCGGCGGCGAGCAGCAGATGCTGGCGATCGGCCGCGCCTTGATGAGCCGCCCCCGCCTGCTCCTGCTCGACGAGCCCTCGCTCGGCCTCGCGCCGCTGATCGCGCGCCAGATCTTCGATGCGATCCGCACCCTGAACCGCCAGGACGGCCTGACCGTCCTGATCGTCGAGCAGAACGCCAACCATGCCCTCAAGCTCGCCCATCGCGGCTATGTCATGGTCAATGGCCTGATCACGCTGGCCGGCACCGGCGCCGAATTGTTGCAGCGCCCCGAGATTCGCGCCGCCTATCTGGAGGGCGGCCGGCACGGCTGA